A window from Triticum aestivum cultivar Chinese Spring chromosome 6D, IWGSC CS RefSeq v2.1, whole genome shotgun sequence encodes these proteins:
- the LOC123145571 gene encoding E3 ubiquitin-protein ligase ATL31, whose product MDALCLLAALLACALASSGSAQPADPQQGSYGNDVANQDMRISTTMVALLAAVVAVFFFILASIIYLRHCTGYSYPHAPRPDDSRGSGPGAGFSSFIARRQQRRAATRGLDAEVVKAFPTMRYAEAKALRVGRKAAPLLECAVCLSEFEDEDRLRLLPKCSHAFHPDCIGEWLASHVTCPVCRRNLDPSKDGGSDDEASNPPVLEANSTSSEIAVVRHHQADGARAPAVVIDVVTEEEAEQRRKEAMELQRIGTQRRAMRSRSRPAGTKAAKLVRSYSAGHSLAVVRLDRDLERFTLRLPEHVRREMVAAAGEQSSHRRAQRAGRWPSFLRYTRTLSGRFFSTPRRTESSEGGEVSSSSSTRTRGKRVAAVDFLEGSPLGGGVSGAKVGSVAGDVDKAASRQVRT is encoded by the coding sequence ATGGACGCGCTCTGCCTGCTCGCCGCGCTCCTGGCGTGCGCGCTCGCGTCGTCCGGCAGCGCGCAGCCGGCGGACCCGCAGCAGGGGAGCTACGGCAACGATGTGGCCAACCAGGATATGCGCATCAGCACGACCATGGTCGCGCTGCTGGCCGCCGTCGTCGCGGTGTTCTTCTTCATCCTCGCCTCCATCATCTACCTCCGCCACTGCACCGGCTACTCGTACCCCCACGCCCCGCGGCCGGACGACTCCCGCGGCTCCGGCCCCGGCGCCGGCTTCTCGAGCTTCATCGCcaggcggcagcagcggcgggcggcgacgCGCGGGCTGGACGCCGAGGTGGTCAAGGCGTTCCCCACCATGCGGTACGCGGAGGCCAAGGCGCTGCGCGTGGGGAGGAAGGCGGCGCCCCTGCTCGAGTGCGCGGTGTGCCTCAGCGAGTTCGAGGACGAGGACAGGCTCCGGCTGCTGCCCAAGTGCAGCCACGCCTTCCACCCGGACTGCATCGGCGAGTGGCTCGCCAGCCACGTCACCTGCCCGGTCTGCCGCCGCAACCTCGACCCTAGCAAGGacggcggcagcgacgacgaggcgaGTAACCCCCCGGTGCTGGAAGCCAACAGCACCTCCAGCGAAATCGCCGTGGTTCGGCACCACCAGGCAGACGGCGCGCGGGCACCGGCCGTGGTCATCGACGTGGTGACAGAGGAGGAGGCCGAGCAGCGCCGGAAGGAGGCGATGGAGCTGCAGCGGATAGGGACCCAGCGGCGCGCGATGCGGTCGCGGTCGCGGCCGGCCGGGACGAAGGCCGCGAAGCTTGTCCGGTCGTACTCGGCCGGCCACTCCCTCGCCGTAGTCCGGCTCGACCGCGACCTGGAGCGGTTCACGCTGCGGCTGCCGGAGCACGTGCGCAGGGAGATGGTCGCCGCTGCCGGGGAGCAGAGCTCGCACCGTCGCGCACAGAGAGCCGGCAGATGGCCATCGTTCCTAAGGTACACCAGGACGTTGTCGGGAAGGTTCTTCTCGACGCCGAGGAGGACGGAAAGCTCCGAGGGAGGGGAGGTGTCCTCGTCATCGTCGACGAGGACTAGAGGGAAGCGCGTCGCCGCCGTTGATTTCCTCGAAGGTTCTCCTCTGGGCGGCGGCGTGTCCGGTGCCAAAGTCGGCTCTGTGGCCGGCGATGTCGACAAGGCAGCTAGCCGGCAGGTTCGAACGTAG